From the Salvelinus fontinalis isolate EN_2023a chromosome 35, ASM2944872v1, whole genome shotgun sequence genome, one window contains:
- the LOC129834120 gene encoding uncharacterized protein DDB_G0271670-like, translating to VLLISISSTSSTSSKNITSIKNSTSSTSITSSKSSTSSKSSTSGTSSKSSTSGTSSKSSTSSTRSTSSSSIKASSSKSSTSSSSKSSTIRAGEQTDALITAIPPFFLLVLKAKLFPRVCQTDTLRHIHTNFVCFSTYFYHLPHTDMGKQR from the exons gtactactaatcagtatcagtagtaccagcagtaccagtagtaaaaaCATTACCAGTATTAAAAACAGTACCAGCAGTACCAGTATTACAAGCAGTAAAAGTAGTACCAgcagtaaaagcagtaccagtgGTACCAgcagtaaaagcagtaccagtgGTACCAgcagtaaaagcagtaccagtagtacccGTAGTACCAGTAGTTCCAGCA TAAAAGCA agtagcagtaaaagcagtaccagtagtagcagtaaaagcagtaccatt AGGGCTGGGGAGCAGACAGATGCTCTGATAACTGCCATCCCTCCCTTCTTTCTACTGGTTTTGAAGGCCAAACTCTTCCCCAGGgtgtgtcagacagacacactgaggcATATACACACTAACTTTGTCTGCTTCAGTACCTATTTCTACCACTTGCCACATACGGACATGGGCAAACAGAGGTAG